Proteins encoded in a region of the Mucilaginibacter sabulilitoris genome:
- a CDS encoding PulJ/GspJ family protein: MKIRTAKLRSFTIMETIIVMIVVAILIGFSYSAYLIISRSYLSFSAKSKDMQTVLQLDRLLKKDFVQARLITRTDQHLIFRTDSVVTDYEFRQDYITRTKRLTDTFYVRSESPVTGFEERVDSSATDTGSRVDDLRLIIWLQKTKIPYHYHKLYSSENLFQSSTDAIH; the protein is encoded by the coding sequence ATGAAAATAAGGACCGCTAAACTTCGCTCCTTTACGATCATGGAAACGATCATCGTCATGATCGTGGTGGCCATCCTGATCGGCTTTAGCTATTCCGCTTACCTGATCATCAGCCGGTCTTACCTGTCCTTTTCGGCTAAAAGCAAAGACATGCAGACGGTATTGCAACTGGACAGACTGCTGAAAAAGGATTTTGTGCAGGCCAGGCTGATCACCCGCACAGATCAGCACCTGATCTTCCGGACGGACAGCGTCGTGACGGATTATGAGTTCCGCCAGGATTACATTACCCGCACCAAAAGGCTTACAGACACCTTTTATGTACGCTCGGAATCCCCGGTTACGGGTTTTGAGGAGCGGGTGGATAGTAGCGCAACAGATACGGGCAGCCGTGTAGATGACCTGCGGCTTATCATTTGGCTGCAAAAGACAAAAATTCCGTATCATTACCATAAATTATACAGTTCCGAAAACCTTTTTCAATCCAGTACAGATGCCATCCATTGA
- a CDS encoding toxin-antitoxin system YwqK family antitoxin has protein sequence MKYLVLALFLFYPFLLRAQKIPDYGTSQVRINDTDRMIRAGILTISATFKARPDRLYYWYGSGGIRQTQGGYSGRLLHGNYEEYYLDKNLRTQGTFAEGLKDGQWKEWHETGSMKRLVTWKQGEQTGPFQLYGANGKITTSGYYRHNLQDGSITYNMGTDSVKTLRYKAGKLIPAKKGNFLKRIHIFKKGKAPAAKPAP, from the coding sequence ATGAAATACCTGGTCCTCGCCCTGTTCCTGTTTTACCCTTTCCTGCTGCGGGCGCAGAAAATCCCCGATTATGGTACGAGCCAGGTACGCATCAATGACACGGACCGGATGATTCGCGCCGGTATCCTGACGATATCCGCCACGTTCAAAGCACGGCCTGACCGCCTGTACTATTGGTACGGCAGCGGCGGCATCCGCCAGACACAAGGGGGCTACAGCGGGCGCCTCCTTCATGGCAACTACGAGGAATATTACCTGGACAAGAACCTGCGGACCCAGGGGACATTTGCGGAAGGCCTGAAGGACGGCCAATGGAAAGAATGGCATGAAACCGGTAGTATGAAGCGCCTGGTCACCTGGAAGCAGGGCGAACAAACCGGCCCATTCCAATTGTACGGTGCGAATGGAAAAATCACCACTTCGGGATATTATAGGCATAACCTGCAGGATGGTTCCATTACTTACAACATGGGTACGGATTCGGTTAAAACCCTGCGCTACAAAGCCGGAAAGCTTATACCTGCAAAAAAAGGAAATTTTCTAAAGCGGATCCATATCTTCAAAAAGGGCAAAGCACCTGCCGCCAAACCGGCGCCCTGA